Proteins encoded within one genomic window of Nicotiana tomentosiformis unplaced genomic scaffold, ASM39032v3 Un00232, whole genome shotgun sequence:
- the LOC138903965 gene encoding protein MAIN-LIKE 1-like, whose translation MTLIERWRQEIHIFHLPIGEATIMPQDVEALYGLSVDGHPVALPYAMREYTGDQYLEMLQRLNDFLPADEGALVGASRLQLTPVRLHLETIHADITDDTPDLHINRYTRLLLLLMFGGVLFPNTSGNLGSLRFLHHLERLDDLHDYTWGAAVLGYLYRQMCRASMGTQRNFAGFLPLVQVKI comes from the coding sequence ATGActttgatagagcggtggcgacagGAGATACACATATTTCAtttgcccattggcgaggccactatCATGCCGCAGGACGTGGAGGCTCTGTATGGGTTGTCGGTTGATGGACATCCCGTTGCTTTGCCGTATGCCATGAGAGAGTATACGGGAGATCAGTACCTAGAGATGTTGCAGCGGCTCAACGATTTCCTGCCAGCGGATGAGGGTGCATTGGTTGGGGCTAGTCGTCTGCAATTGACGCCCGTCCGGTTGCATCTGGAGACGATACATGCTGACATTACAGATGATACACCGGATCTTCATATTAACCGGTACACGAGGTTGCTGCTGCTActtatgtttggaggggtattattcccgaacacttcgggaaacctaggcagcttgagatttcttcatcatcttgagcggctagatgatttacatgATTACACCTGGGGTGCTGCTGTTCTTGGTTACTTGTACAGGCAGATGTGTCGGGCGAGTATGGGCACCCAGCGAAACTTTGCAGGATTTTTGCCGCTGGTGCAGGTGAAAATATAG